Proteins found in one Rhodohalobacter barkolensis genomic segment:
- a CDS encoding histidine kinase dimerization/phosphoacceptor domain -containing protein: protein MESSELSNINPDDGLQELPDKNLRLLLDTIEGINQTKEFKSVLIESMEAIRLVMNSEASTLILEDKETGELHVSMPTGPVKYDIAGKRIPKDQGIAGWVVSQKRPYLTNNPAESEHFYGELAEGFKTRNIICVPLINRENKVIGVMQALNRRDNHEFTSRDIPVMQALASHVTCAIERTRLIDRLHERLKQKDTLIAEIHHRIKNNLQVILSIVENESLDLEKSKAKDVLDDVGHRIRSMAKLHEMLSEKNLSNRVELGKYLKQLSQTIEETMSSILYNVKLELKSEKIEVRQDQALLCGLILNELLINIYKHAFIEDDGEGQIEITLKKLNGEALLEVSDNGVGLPEDFQFEKRESIGMWIVEELLKKLKATVNTESTEGTRFRITFPV from the coding sequence ATGGAATCTTCAGAACTAAGCAATATCAATCCGGATGACGGTTTGCAGGAACTGCCGGATAAAAACCTGCGTCTGTTACTTGATACGATAGAAGGGATCAATCAAACCAAAGAGTTTAAATCGGTCTTGATTGAAAGTATGGAGGCTATTCGGCTTGTCATGAATTCAGAGGCAAGCACCCTTATTCTGGAAGATAAGGAAACCGGAGAGTTGCACGTAAGTATGCCAACCGGTCCGGTAAAATATGATATTGCAGGAAAACGCATTCCAAAAGATCAGGGGATTGCGGGATGGGTTGTATCGCAAAAAAGGCCTTATCTGACGAATAACCCCGCCGAATCCGAACATTTTTACGGTGAACTGGCCGAAGGTTTTAAAACACGGAATATTATCTGCGTGCCTTTAATAAACCGTGAGAACAAAGTGATTGGGGTGATGCAGGCACTGAACCGCCGGGATAATCATGAATTTACATCCCGGGATATCCCTGTGATGCAGGCATTGGCCTCTCATGTTACGTGTGCAATTGAACGGACCCGGCTCATCGACAGACTCCATGAACGATTGAAACAGAAGGACACCTTGATCGCCGAGATTCATCATCGAATCAAAAATAACCTACAGGTAATTCTTTCAATTGTTGAGAACGAGTCGTTGGATCTTGAAAAGAGCAAGGCAAAAGATGTTTTGGATGATGTTGGCCACAGAATTCGTTCGATGGCAAAGCTTCACGAAATGCTTAGTGAGAAAAATCTGAGCAACAGAGTCGAACTTGGAAAATATCTGAAGCAGCTATCGCAGACGATAGAAGAGACGATGAGTTCTATTCTATACAATGTTAAACTCGAACTGAAGAGCGAAAAAATTGAAGTAAGGCAAGATCAGGCACTCCTTTGCGGTCTGATTCTGAATGAGCTTCTAATCAATATCTACAAACATGCCTTTATTGAAGATGATGGAGAGGGGCAAATTGAGATAACCTTAAAGAAACTGAATGGTGAAGCACTCCTCGAAGTGTCTGATAATGGTGTCGGATTACCGGAAGATTTCCAGTTTGAAAAGAGAGAGTCGATTGGAATGTGGATTGTTGAAGAACTATTGAAAAAATTGAAGGCAACAGTCAATACCGAAAGTACTGAGGGAACAAGATTTAGAATCACGTTTCCCGTTTAA
- a CDS encoding GAF domain-containing protein translates to MSKGKNKDDKSENVHDNLEKENLSLILETLEGINNTNEFKTVLFESMEATRLVMNSEASSLLLVDDEKGELFISVPTGPAKNEVAGKSIPKEKGIAGWVLENKKPYFTNDVTKSDYFYGDLVENFTTTNLICVPLINRNDEVVGVIQALNRRNNEEYHEEDVPVFEALATHITIAIERTRKIDAMRETIHQKDVMIAEIHHRVKNNLQALSDQIQKDTKEISDQKAKDLFKKVEVRMKSMSKLHDMLVEKKVNENIDLHSYIKNLVDKIEDSMSFHQLDIDVDVSGSQFKISQTKALLCGLILNELLINVYKHAYIEGTKNVNKIEVNVANDEGLAILSVADNGIGLPDNFTLESKQNIGMWIVHELLQKLNAEMTILNDPGARFTITFKS, encoded by the coding sequence ATGAGTAAGGGTAAAAATAAAGATGATAAAAGTGAGAATGTTCACGACAACTTAGAGAAAGAGAATCTCTCACTTATACTTGAAACCCTGGAGGGGATCAACAATACAAATGAGTTTAAAACTGTGTTGTTCGAAAGTATGGAGGCAACCAGATTGGTGATGAACTCTGAAGCCAGTTCACTGCTGCTTGTAGATGATGAAAAGGGTGAGCTCTTCATAAGTGTTCCAACCGGGCCGGCCAAAAATGAGGTAGCCGGAAAAAGTATCCCAAAAGAGAAGGGAATTGCCGGTTGGGTGTTGGAAAATAAAAAACCTTATTTCACCAATGATGTGACCAAGTCGGACTATTTCTATGGTGATTTGGTTGAGAATTTTACAACTACAAATTTGATATGCGTTCCGCTGATCAACCGTAATGATGAGGTTGTGGGGGTTATTCAGGCCTTAAACCGAAGGAATAATGAAGAGTATCATGAAGAGGATGTGCCGGTTTTTGAGGCACTGGCTACTCATATCACCATAGCAATTGAGAGAACCAGAAAAATTGATGCGATGCGGGAAACCATTCATCAAAAAGATGTAATGATTGCAGAGATACATCACCGGGTAAAAAATAACCTGCAAGCACTTTCAGACCAGATACAAAAAGACACCAAAGAAATTTCCGATCAGAAGGCTAAAGACCTGTTTAAAAAGGTTGAGGTCAGAATGAAGTCGATGTCTAAGTTGCACGACATGCTGGTAGAGAAAAAAGTAAATGAGAATATCGATCTGCACTCTTACATCAAAAACCTGGTTGATAAAATTGAAGATTCCATGAGTTTCCACCAGCTGGATATTGATGTAGATGTATCAGGCAGTCAGTTTAAGATCTCTCAAACAAAAGCACTTCTTTGCGGGCTGATTCTAAACGAGCTTCTCATAAATGTATACAAACATGCCTACATCGAGGGGACAAAGAATGTGAATAAAATAGAAGTCAATGTAGCGAATGATGAGGGGCTGGCTATTTTAAGTGTAGCCGATAATGGTATAGGACTGCCCGACAACTTCACCCTAGAGTCGAAGCAAAACATCGGTATGTGGATTGTACACGAACTGCTTCAAAAGTTGAACGCTGAGATGACCATTTTAAATGACCCGGGAGCTAGATTTACCATTACATTTAAATCATAG